One Thalassotalea atypica DNA window includes the following coding sequences:
- a CDS encoding TrkH family potassium uptake protein: MQYKNIIRILGLLVALLSVTMIPPALVSLIYRDGGGVPFLLAFLWCLITGILSWYPNRNEKGDLRAREGFLIVVLFWVVLASFSAIPLILSDTPNLSVTDAFFESFSGLTTTGATILSQIDGLPHAVLFYRQQLQWLGGMGIIVLAVAVLPMLGIGGMQLYRAETPGPVKDSKMTPRIADTAKHLWYIYLALTVCCATGYWLAGMSVFDAICHSFSTIAIGGFSTHDASMGYFNSPVINLVCVFFLIIAGVNFALHYSVVQSRSIKNYFYDPEFKIFIFIQVVLTLICFSVLMFHGTFSDADVALDQALFQSVSISTTAGFATTSFADWPTLLPILLIFASFIGGCAGSTGGGMKVVRIILLYLQGLRELNKLVHPKAVFSIKLGNKALPNRVIEAVWGFFSAYAAVFVICMLLLLSTGMDDISAFTAVAACMNNLGPGLGEVAANFSSISDFSKWVLIVAMLFGRLEIFTLLVLFTPAFWRN, translated from the coding sequence GTGCAATATAAAAATATCATTCGCATCTTAGGGTTATTAGTCGCACTACTGAGTGTCACGATGATCCCGCCCGCTTTAGTTTCTCTTATATACCGCGATGGTGGAGGTGTGCCATTCTTACTCGCCTTCTTGTGGTGTTTAATTACCGGCATTTTGTCTTGGTATCCAAATCGAAATGAAAAAGGTGACTTAAGAGCCAGAGAAGGCTTTCTTATTGTCGTACTCTTCTGGGTTGTACTGGCAAGCTTTTCAGCGATTCCGCTCATATTGTCAGATACGCCCAATCTATCCGTTACCGACGCTTTCTTTGAGTCTTTTTCAGGTTTGACTACAACGGGCGCGACAATACTGTCACAAATTGATGGCTTACCTCATGCGGTGCTGTTTTATCGCCAGCAACTCCAATGGCTCGGGGGGATGGGGATTATTGTTTTAGCCGTTGCTGTACTACCGATGTTAGGAATAGGGGGAATGCAACTTTACCGAGCGGAAACCCCTGGGCCTGTTAAAGATTCAAAAATGACACCGCGCATAGCCGATACGGCCAAACATCTTTGGTATATCTATTTAGCGCTAACGGTCTGCTGTGCTACCGGCTATTGGTTAGCAGGGATGAGTGTTTTTGATGCCATTTGTCACTCTTTTTCAACGATAGCAATTGGGGGGTTTTCAACGCATGATGCCAGTATGGGCTATTTTAATAGTCCAGTGATAAACCTAGTTTGTGTTTTTTTCTTGATTATCGCGGGGGTCAATTTTGCTTTGCATTATTCCGTCGTACAAAGTCGTTCAATCAAGAATTATTTTTATGATCCAGAATTCAAAATTTTTATTTTTATTCAAGTAGTGCTCACCCTTATTTGTTTTTCTGTACTCATGTTTCACGGTACGTTTAGTGATGCTGATGTCGCCCTAGACCAGGCGCTATTCCAATCAGTATCTATCAGCACCACTGCCGGATTTGCCACGACGTCTTTTGCTGATTGGCCAACATTGCTACCTATTTTGCTCATTTTTGCCAGTTTTATTGGTGGCTGTGCTGGCAGCACAGGGGGAGGGATGAAAGTTGTTAGGATTATTCTTTTATATCTACAAGGGCTCAGAGAGCTCAACAAACTTGTTCATCCCAAAGCGGTATTTAGTATCAAATTAGGCAATAAAGCGCTGCCTAATCGTGTAATAGAGGCAGTATGGGGCTTTTTCTCTGCTTATGCGGCTGTATTTGTTATTTGTATGTTGTTATTACTGAGTACAGGCATGGATGATATCTCGGCGTTTACCGCCGTTGCCGCTTGTATGAATAATTTAGGCCCAGGTCTTGGTGAAGTTGCAGCAAACTTTTCGTCTATCAGTGACTTTAGTAAGTGGGTATTAATTGTCGCCATGTTATTTGGCCGACTGGAAATATTCACTCTGTTGGTGCTGTTTACGCCAGCGTTCTGGCGCAACTAG
- the trkA gene encoding Trk system potassium transporter TrkA, with protein MKIIIIGAGQVGGTLAENLVGERNEITLVDVDNEKLRELQDKLDLKVVTGQGCHPDVLTNAGANDADMIIAVTNDDATNMITCQIAYSLFSTPTKIARIRSDQILKFGEKLFHNDDIPVDHIIAPEQLVTRDIARLIDYPGALQVLEFADGRVSLVAVKAYYGGLLVGHALSTLKEHIPNVDTRVAAIYRNGRPIRPLGTTVIEADDEVFFIAASIHIRAVMNELQKLEPAYKKIMIAGGGNIGAGLARILETNHQVKLIEHSPERAANLESSLNNTLVYAGDSSDQELLLEEHIDQFDVFIAVTNDDEANIMSSLLAKKLGVRKTMVLIQREAYVDLVHGSNIDIAISPQHATISALLTHVRKGSIDNVYSLRGGAAEAIEIVAKGDKHSSKVVGREIKSIKLPPGTTIGAIVRGQEVLIAHSNTVIREEDHVILFLVNKKYIVDVEKLFHVGAIYF; from the coding sequence GTGAAAATAATAATCATTGGTGCCGGACAAGTCGGCGGTACCCTCGCAGAAAACTTAGTCGGTGAACGAAACGAAATCACCTTAGTCGATGTTGATAATGAGAAATTACGTGAATTGCAGGACAAACTCGACCTCAAAGTAGTAACTGGGCAAGGTTGTCACCCTGATGTACTGACCAACGCAGGCGCAAACGATGCTGATATGATAATCGCCGTTACCAATGATGATGCGACGAACATGATCACTTGCCAAATTGCCTATTCGCTTTTTAGCACACCCACTAAAATTGCTCGCATTCGCTCTGATCAAATTTTGAAGTTTGGTGAAAAGCTGTTCCATAACGATGATATTCCCGTTGACCATATTATTGCACCAGAACAGCTAGTCACGAGAGATATTGCTCGACTGATTGACTACCCCGGTGCACTGCAAGTGTTAGAATTTGCCGATGGTCGCGTCAGCCTAGTGGCGGTAAAAGCCTATTACGGTGGTCTGTTAGTAGGCCATGCGCTTTCCACGTTAAAAGAACACATACCTAATGTTGACACCCGAGTTGCCGCAATATACCGAAATGGACGCCCTATTCGCCCATTAGGCACTACCGTTATTGAAGCTGACGATGAGGTCTTTTTCATTGCTGCCAGCATCCATATTCGAGCAGTAATGAATGAGTTGCAAAAACTTGAGCCTGCTTACAAAAAAATTATGATTGCAGGTGGTGGAAATATTGGCGCTGGTTTGGCTAGGATTCTAGAAACCAACCATCAAGTCAAACTCATAGAGCATTCGCCAGAGCGTGCGGCTAACCTCGAGTCGTCTTTGAACAATACTTTGGTTTACGCGGGTGATTCTTCCGATCAGGAATTATTACTCGAAGAGCATATTGATCAATTTGATGTTTTCATCGCGGTAACGAATGATGATGAAGCTAATATCATGTCATCGTTATTGGCCAAAAAACTTGGTGTCAGAAAGACCATGGTACTCATACAGCGCGAAGCGTACGTAGATTTAGTACACGGTAGTAATATCGACATTGCGATTTCACCTCAACATGCAACCATTTCTGCACTGCTTACCCATGTCCGTAAAGGCTCCATCGATAATGTTTACAGCCTGCGTGGTGGTGCCGCTGAAGCCATTGAAATAGTGGCTAAAGGCGATAAACATTCATCGAAAGTAGTCGGCCGTGAAATCAAATCCATTAAATTACCACCAGGCACTACCATTGGCGCTATAGTTCGTGGTCAAGAAGTGCTAATTGCCCATTCTAATACCGTGATCAGAGAAGAAGATCATGTCATTTTATTTTTGGTCAACAAGAAATATATTGTTGATGTAGAAAAATTGTTCCACGTTGGGGCGATTTACTTTTAA
- the rsmB gene encoding 16S rRNA (cytosine(967)-C(5))-methyltransferase RsmB, whose product MSANVRALAAKCCFSVIDKGRSIADELPHQQAKVEGKDKALLQELCYGVLRHLPELEHHVRQFVDKPLKGKQRVFHFLLLVGVYQLKYTRIPDHAALNETVAATNALKNKHLKGMINAVLRNYMRKPEVSTNLLNDAVIYNHPSWLINKLKAAYDDWPSIMSANQEKPPMWLRVNQLHTSNESFLAKLNEIEINVDAIDELSGAIKLGHAVDVLRLPGFEQGDVSVQDAAAQQAARLLDAQPDEHILDCCAAPGGKTCHVLEMSPHIASMTALDIDENRLARVQENLTRLQLSAKLIAGDAIETDNWWDGRLYDRILLDAPCSATGVIRRHPDIKWLRKADDIDALAQLQADILRKMWSLLKPGGTLLYATCSILPQENSAQIEQFLQSQTDARLVELPEYQGKTGWQILPSESGMDGFYYAKLEKAAT is encoded by the coding sequence ATGTCAGCCAATGTAAGAGCATTAGCAGCAAAATGCTGTTTTTCGGTTATTGATAAAGGCCGAAGTATCGCTGACGAGTTACCTCATCAACAGGCCAAAGTAGAAGGCAAAGACAAAGCGTTGTTACAAGAGCTTTGTTATGGTGTGCTACGACATTTACCAGAGCTTGAGCATCATGTACGTCAATTTGTTGATAAACCATTAAAAGGTAAACAGCGGGTATTTCACTTTTTACTACTCGTTGGCGTCTATCAACTAAAGTATACACGCATACCTGATCATGCAGCGCTCAATGAAACGGTTGCCGCTACCAATGCACTTAAGAATAAACATCTTAAAGGCATGATCAATGCTGTACTTAGAAATTACATGCGAAAACCCGAAGTGAGCACCAACTTACTTAATGATGCTGTTATATACAATCACCCGTCTTGGCTAATTAATAAATTAAAGGCAGCTTATGATGATTGGCCAAGCATTATGTCAGCTAATCAAGAAAAGCCACCAATGTGGCTTAGAGTCAATCAATTACATACTAGCAATGAGTCTTTCCTTGCTAAGTTAAATGAAATTGAAATAAACGTTGATGCTATTGATGAGCTAAGTGGCGCAATTAAATTAGGCCATGCGGTAGATGTACTAAGATTACCCGGTTTTGAACAAGGAGATGTTTCAGTTCAAGATGCAGCAGCTCAACAAGCAGCAAGGTTACTCGACGCACAGCCAGATGAACATATTTTAGATTGCTGCGCAGCTCCGGGTGGTAAAACTTGTCATGTGCTAGAAATGTCTCCGCATATAGCCTCAATGACTGCACTTGATATCGACGAAAATCGCTTAGCACGGGTACAGGAAAATTTAACTCGATTACAATTATCAGCAAAATTAATCGCCGGTGATGCAATAGAAACTGATAATTGGTGGGATGGTAGGTTGTATGATCGTATCCTATTAGATGCGCCTTGCTCTGCTACAGGTGTTATTAGAAGACATCCTGACATTAAATGGTTAAGAAAAGCCGACGACATTGATGCGCTTGCCCAGTTGCAAGCGGATATATTGAGAAAAATGTGGTCTTTGTTAAAACCCGGTGGTACGTTGCTATATGCAACTTGCAGTATTTTGCCACAAGAAAACTCTGCACAAATAGAACAGTTTTTGCAATCACAAACAGATGCTCGCTTAGTTGAACTTCCTGAATATCAAGGTAAAACGGGCTGGCAAATATTACCAAGTGAATCAGGCATGGATGGATTTTACTATGCCAAGCTTGAAAAGGCGGCAACGTAA
- the fmt gene encoding methionyl-tRNA formyltransferase — protein MQPLNIIFAGTPDFAAQHLQALIDSPHNVVAVYCPPDKPAGRGKKLTACATKQLALAHDLFVEQPVNFKSEEAQHQLAQYNADVMVVVAYGLLLPKVILDTPRLGCINVHGSLLPLWRGAAPIQRSLEAGDAETGVTIMQMDVGLDTGDMILKASCPIESKDTSASLYEKLAALGPRALIETLAKMASGDYSKEPQQDDLSTYAAKLDKSDATIDWQLTAKVIDRKIRAYIPWPVTQFTLTDSDQKQHKIRIWQASIVEAQSAPAGTIIQADKHGIVVSTGDQAIRLESLQLPGKKAMSAADILNGRSDWFIVGQQITGTLCQPM, from the coding sequence TTGCAACCTCTGAACATTATATTTGCTGGTACGCCTGATTTTGCCGCGCAGCATTTACAAGCGTTAATCGATTCCCCTCATAACGTTGTTGCGGTTTATTGTCCGCCTGATAAACCTGCTGGTCGCGGTAAGAAATTAACCGCATGTGCCACCAAACAACTCGCTTTAGCTCATGATTTATTTGTTGAGCAGCCTGTCAATTTTAAAAGTGAGGAGGCACAACATCAATTAGCGCAATATAACGCAGACGTTATGGTCGTTGTAGCCTACGGTTTATTGTTACCTAAAGTTATCTTAGATACACCTCGCTTGGGTTGTATTAACGTTCATGGCTCCTTATTACCTTTATGGCGTGGCGCTGCACCAATTCAGCGCTCTTTGGAAGCTGGTGACGCAGAAACAGGTGTCACCATAATGCAAATGGATGTTGGTTTGGATACCGGTGATATGATTTTAAAAGCGTCTTGTCCGATTGAATCGAAAGATACCAGCGCCAGCCTGTACGAAAAATTAGCAGCACTTGGTCCGAGAGCTTTAATTGAGACGTTAGCAAAAATGGCCTCTGGTGATTATTCTAAGGAGCCACAGCAAGATGACTTATCAACCTATGCAGCAAAACTGGATAAAAGTGACGCTACTATTGATTGGCAATTAACCGCGAAAGTCATCGATCGTAAAATTCGTGCATATATTCCTTGGCCAGTAACGCAATTTACATTGACCGATAGCGACCAAAAGCAACATAAGATTCGTATTTGGCAAGCCAGTATCGTTGAAGCGCAATCCGCCCCTGCCGGTACCATTATCCAAGCTGATAAGCATGGTATTGTCGTTAGCACTGGCGACCAAGCTATCCGACTAGAGTCATTACAGCTCCCTGGAAAAAAAGCGATGTCAGCCGCAGACATTTTAAACGGGCGCAGTGATTGGTTTATTGTTGGGCAACAAATCACAGGTACATTATGTCAGCCAATGTAA
- the def gene encoding peptide deformylase, with protein sequence MTILSVLRFPDERLRTKAAEVTEVSDAIRKIVDDMFETMYDENGVGLAATQVNIHQRIVVIDVSEDKEDPIVLINPEIIAMSEKTFINEEGCLSVPGNYAKVTRHETVTVRALDYNGNEFTRDGDELLSICIQHELDHLAGILFIDYLSPLKRQRIKTKLEKEARLAKANGS encoded by the coding sequence ATGACCATTTTATCCGTTTTACGCTTTCCTGACGAAAGATTGAGAACAAAAGCAGCCGAAGTCACCGAAGTCTCTGATGCAATTCGAAAAATTGTTGATGACATGTTTGAAACCATGTACGACGAAAATGGCGTTGGCTTAGCCGCAACCCAAGTTAATATTCATCAGCGCATTGTTGTAATCGATGTCAGTGAAGACAAAGAAGACCCTATCGTTTTAATTAACCCTGAAATTATCGCGATGAGTGAGAAAACCTTTATCAATGAGGAAGGTTGTTTATCTGTTCCTGGTAACTATGCGAAAGTGACTCGTCATGAAACAGTCACCGTTAGAGCACTTGATTATAATGGCAACGAATTTACTCGTGATGGTGATGAGCTTTTAAGTATCTGTATTCAGCATGAATTAGATCATTTAGCAGGTATTTTGTTTATCGACTATTTATCGCCTCTTAAGCGCCAGCGTATTAAAACCAAGCTTGAAAAAGAAGCTCGACTTGCTAAAGCCAACGGCTCTTAA
- a CDS encoding LysM peptidoglycan-binding domain-containing protein, with translation MLKKIILSAAFFALPLISVADELQLNDRAPETYIVEEGDTLWDISSLFLEQPWLWPQLWRLNPEISNPHLIYPGDVLKLVYNDQGEPQLVVEEPVVEEIIKEAYEPPVEIVREKPTKKMSPEARKDLKENPISTLPLHVIAPYIQYDSLLTQEQIDDAPYVIGNEHGYKSGITNFKIYVTDNLELAKSYAIYQKGEQVLDPETELPLGYSMKLTGTAQAVRLGDMDNKRPGTLLVSSSTREIRAGNIVLPINQGQMYPSFFTMQKADDSVKGQIIKSSSGGREFGKLEVVMINRGSEHMVKEGDVLSLLRKSPGVVETINGPQYTSDASRWSRMSAQEGSAYDMPEEPFGQMMVFKVYEKASMALILTSSQPARLLDSVASPE, from the coding sequence ATGCTAAAAAAAATTATATTATCGGCTGCATTCTTCGCTTTGCCTTTGATTTCGGTGGCTGATGAACTTCAGTTAAATGACAGAGCACCGGAAACATACATAGTCGAAGAAGGGGATACATTATGGGATATTTCTTCCCTATTCCTTGAACAACCATGGCTATGGCCTCAACTGTGGCGGCTAAATCCTGAAATAAGCAATCCTCACCTTATTTATCCTGGCGATGTATTAAAACTGGTTTATAACGATCAAGGTGAACCACAACTCGTGGTTGAAGAACCTGTAGTCGAAGAAATTATAAAGGAAGCGTATGAGCCACCGGTAGAAATTGTCAGAGAGAAGCCGACGAAAAAAATGTCGCCTGAAGCGCGTAAAGATCTAAAAGAAAATCCAATCAGTACCTTACCTTTGCACGTAATCGCGCCTTATATTCAATATGACAGCTTGCTCACGCAAGAACAAATTGATGATGCACCTTATGTTATTGGTAATGAACATGGCTATAAATCAGGCATCACTAATTTCAAAATTTATGTGACTGATAACTTAGAGTTAGCAAAATCATATGCCATTTATCAAAAAGGTGAACAAGTTTTAGATCCTGAAACAGAGCTACCACTTGGTTACAGCATGAAGCTTACTGGTACGGCACAAGCAGTCCGACTTGGTGATATGGATAATAAGCGTCCGGGAACGTTGCTTGTAAGCTCTTCAACTCGTGAAATTAGAGCTGGCAATATTGTATTGCCCATTAACCAAGGCCAAATGTATCCGTCATTCTTCACTATGCAAAAAGCTGATGACTCGGTTAAAGGTCAGATAATTAAATCTTCAAGTGGTGGTAGAGAGTTTGGTAAATTAGAAGTGGTTATGATCAACCGAGGTAGCGAGCATATGGTCAAAGAAGGGGATGTTTTGAGTTTATTACGCAAAAGCCCCGGTGTTGTGGAAACGATAAATGGCCCACAGTATACTTCTGATGCGTCTCGCTGGAGCAGAATGTCAGCGCAAGAAGGCTCAGCATATGACATGCCTGAAGAACCTTTCGGTCAAATGATGGTCTTTAAGGTTTATGAGAAAGCGAGCATGGCATTGATACTTACATCGAGCCAACCAGCACGACTATTGGATTCAGTCGCATCACCAGAATAA
- the dprA gene encoding DNA-processing protein DprA — translation MNSDEIWYWLALKQIPRLAAHKKVALVEKIGIRALFTLPQKELKELGLTLLQQTAILHPDVQKIDQIIASAKQCCQLITYQDEAYPRLLKQIYDPPLLLFYRGNISLLKERQIAIVGSRNASIAGRETASLIARELSQQNLTVTSGLAIGIDGAAHRGALAVSGKTIAVVATGLDRVYPSRHRAMETDIINLGGLVISEFQPGVQPKPGNFPKRNRLISGLSEGVVVIEAEIKSGSLITARCALEQNRDVFAVPSSINNPGAKGCHHLIKQGAKLIESAADILDELDFPQVSGHINMNEEKGEKNCQQDLFIDPLLASVGYETTPVDTVVSRSKLPTDEVLTRLTMLELRGLVSAVPGGYLRLNRG, via the coding sequence ATGAATAGCGACGAAATATGGTATTGGTTGGCACTAAAACAAATCCCAAGGCTTGCTGCTCATAAAAAAGTCGCGTTGGTTGAAAAGATTGGCATCCGTGCCCTATTTACATTACCACAAAAAGAGCTAAAAGAACTTGGGTTAACTTTACTTCAGCAAACCGCAATCTTGCATCCTGACGTACAGAAAATAGATCAAATCATCGCTTCAGCGAAACAGTGCTGTCAGCTCATAACTTACCAAGACGAAGCCTATCCAAGGTTATTGAAACAAATTTATGATCCACCGTTGCTATTATTTTACCGCGGTAATATTTCGTTACTAAAAGAGCGTCAAATAGCTATTGTTGGCAGCAGAAACGCAAGTATCGCAGGGCGTGAGACAGCAAGCTTGATTGCACGAGAGCTCAGCCAACAAAATTTAACGGTAACCAGCGGACTCGCTATTGGAATCGATGGCGCAGCGCATAGAGGAGCACTGGCTGTTTCAGGTAAAACTATAGCTGTTGTCGCCACAGGTTTGGACCGTGTATACCCTTCAAGGCATAGAGCCATGGAGACTGATATTATTAATTTAGGCGGACTTGTCATCAGTGAGTTTCAACCTGGAGTTCAGCCCAAGCCTGGTAATTTTCCAAAAAGAAATCGCTTGATCAGTGGATTAAGTGAAGGTGTAGTGGTTATTGAAGCAGAGATAAAAAGTGGCTCATTAATTACAGCTCGCTGCGCTCTTGAACAGAATAGAGACGTATTTGCCGTGCCGAGCTCGATTAATAACCCTGGCGCCAAAGGTTGCCATCACTTAATCAAACAAGGTGCTAAACTAATAGAATCTGCCGCCGATATATTGGATGAGTTAGATTTTCCTCAAGTCTCCGGTCATATAAATATGAACGAGGAAAAAGGCGAAAAAAATTGTCAACAAGACTTGTTTATCGATCCATTGTTAGCTAGTGTGGGTTATGAAACCACTCCCGTAGATACGGTGGTTTCCCGGAGTAAACTTCCCACAGATGAAGTGTTAACCCGGCTAACGATGCTTGAGCTTAGAGGTCTGGTGTCTGCGGTACCAGGTGGCTATCTTAGATTGAATAGGGGGTAG
- a CDS encoding DUF494 family protein, whose translation MFDILMYLFENYIHSEAEVMVDHDVLTDELTRAGFHSDEIYKALAWLEKLAELQNTDTHPYLTKVTGTSVRIYTADEMQRLDPECRGFLMFLEQVNLLDVTTREMVIDRVMELETKDLYLDDLKWVVLMVLFNVPGHESAYSQMEDLIFDEQPDGPLH comes from the coding sequence ATGTTCGACATTCTTATGTACCTTTTTGAGAATTACATTCACTCAGAAGCTGAGGTCATGGTGGACCACGATGTACTCACCGATGAGTTGACGCGCGCTGGTTTTCATTCGGACGAGATATATAAAGCACTGGCTTGGTTGGAAAAATTAGCTGAGTTGCAAAATACCGACACACATCCATATTTAACCAAAGTTACTGGTACTTCTGTTCGAATATATACCGCGGATGAAATGCAGCGACTCGATCCTGAGTGTCGTGGTTTCCTGATGTTTTTAGAGCAGGTCAATTTATTGGATGTGACCACTCGCGAAATGGTTATTGACCGTGTCATGGAGCTTGAAACCAAAGATTTATATTTAGATGATCTAAAGTGGGTCGTGTTGATGGTCTTGTTTAACGTGCCGGGCCATGAGTCCGCTTATTCGCAAATGGAAGATCTTATTTTTGATGAACAACCTGATGGACCGCTGCACTAG
- a CDS encoding DNA topoisomerase family protein, translated as MSNADKPLFSQHEHALEQAYGVCPDCGSELAIKNGKAGAFLGCQSYPTCQYTRPVVEHEQVDDKILLGSECPECGHELAVKQGRYGMFIGCSNFPDCHHIEDTNPKEDSGVACPECKNGELFEKTNRYGKTFYSCDRYPKCKYVINYAPVDQPCPVCHWPILVERKMASGLVLMCPQKKCNHKQKR; from the coding sequence ATGTCTAACGCCGATAAACCTCTGTTTTCACAACACGAACATGCTTTAGAGCAAGCCTATGGTGTTTGTCCTGATTGCGGCTCCGAGCTTGCTATAAAGAATGGTAAAGCAGGTGCGTTTCTAGGTTGTCAAAGTTACCCAACTTGTCAATACACACGTCCAGTGGTAGAGCATGAGCAAGTTGATGACAAAATATTACTCGGCAGCGAGTGCCCTGAGTGTGGTCATGAACTTGCAGTCAAGCAAGGTCGATATGGCATGTTTATTGGTTGTAGTAATTTTCCTGATTGCCACCATATTGAAGATACTAATCCAAAAGAAGATAGTGGCGTTGCGTGCCCAGAATGTAAAAATGGAGAGTTATTCGAAAAAACTAATCGCTACGGCAAAACATTTTACTCATGTGATCGATATCCTAAATGTAAGTATGTTATAAATTACGCACCTGTTGACCAGCCCTGTCCTGTATGTCATTGGCCGATTTTAGTGGAAAGAAAAATGGCCAGTGGATTAGTGTTGATGTGCCCGCAAAAGAAATGTAACCACAAACAAAAACGGTAA
- the purE gene encoding 5-(carboxyamino)imidazole ribonucleotide mutase, with the protein MTVGIIMGSKSDWPTMKHATDMLDLLNVPYETKVVSAHRTPHLLAEYAENAKSRGIKVIVAGAGGAAHLPGMAAAFTSLPVLGVPVQSKALSGQDSLLSIVQMPKGIAVGTLAIGTAGAANAGLLAAQIIGTHDETVMAAIEKFRAEQTKNILDNPDPSV; encoded by the coding sequence ATGACAGTAGGTATTATCATGGGTTCTAAGTCGGATTGGCCGACAATGAAACATGCTACAGATATGTTAGATCTTCTTAATGTTCCCTATGAAACAAAAGTTGTATCGGCGCACAGAACCCCTCATTTACTTGCAGAATATGCAGAAAATGCAAAATCTCGAGGTATTAAGGTAATCGTTGCTGGTGCGGGTGGTGCGGCTCATTTACCAGGCATGGCGGCTGCATTTACAAGTCTTCCAGTACTTGGCGTTCCTGTTCAGTCTAAAGCCTTAAGCGGACAAGACTCTTTATTGTCGATTGTTCAAATGCCAAAAGGTATTGCTGTTGGCACATTGGCAATTGGTACCGCGGGAGCTGCTAATGCGGGGCTACTTGCGGCACAGATCATTGGTACTCATGATGAAACTGTGATGGCTGCAATCGAAAAATTCAGAGCCGAGCAAACTAAGAATATCTTAGATAATCCAGATCCGTCGGTATAG
- a CDS encoding 5-(carboxyamino)imidazole ribonucleotide synthase, whose protein sequence is MKVLVLGAGQLARMMALASKPLNIDVRAYDVGSGLVVDPLSTSTTFGDLADGIAYADAITAEFEHINHDVLDVCEASGKLYPSSQAIKVGGDRRLEKALLEQSGVANANHKIVNNKTDFDDAISTLTLPLILKSALAGYDGKGQWRMTDIAQAEDIWSDIQSFIEGDVSGQQAIIAEQMVPFDREVSMVGVRSKNGETFAYPLTENHHSKGVLSVSLAVNEHQGLQAQASEAFDQIANALDYVGVLAIEFFQVGSSLLVNEIAPRVHNSGHWTQQGADTCQFENHVRAVCQKPLGSTTLVRPTAMINVLGVDTVPENILSIPSVSMHWYGKTQRPGRKMGHINVSGQDKTELLHRLALLADILPTKDFPDVADYINNLS, encoded by the coding sequence ATGAAGGTTTTAGTTTTAGGCGCTGGTCAACTTGCTAGAATGATGGCATTAGCAAGCAAACCACTCAATATTGATGTTCGAGCTTATGATGTAGGCAGCGGCTTAGTCGTAGATCCGTTATCAACAAGCACGACGTTTGGTGACTTAGCTGATGGTATTGCTTACGCTGATGCAATCACTGCTGAATTTGAGCATATTAATCATGATGTGTTGGATGTGTGTGAAGCATCTGGAAAACTTTATCCTAGTAGCCAAGCCATTAAAGTCGGTGGTGATCGGAGACTGGAAAAAGCACTACTTGAGCAATCGGGTGTGGCTAATGCGAACCACAAAATTGTCAATAATAAAACTGACTTTGATGATGCGATTTCAACGCTAACATTACCGTTAATACTAAAAAGTGCGTTAGCAGGCTACGATGGTAAGGGCCAATGGCGCATGACGGATATTGCACAAGCGGAAGATATTTGGTCAGATATTCAATCATTTATCGAAGGTGATGTGAGCGGTCAACAAGCAATTATTGCTGAGCAAATGGTACCCTTTGATCGAGAAGTCTCAATGGTAGGTGTTCGCAGCAAAAATGGTGAGACATTTGCCTATCCGTTAACGGAAAATCATCACAGTAAAGGTGTGTTAAGTGTTTCATTAGCGGTAAATGAGCATCAAGGATTGCAAGCTCAAGCGTCTGAGGCGTTTGATCAAATCGCTAATGCCTTAGATTACGTTGGCGTACTTGCGATCGAATTTTTCCAAGTGGGAAGTTCATTGCTAGTTAACGAAATTGCGCCACGAGTTCATAACTCGGGTCACTGGACGCAACAAGGTGCTGATACCTGTCAGTTTGAAAATCATGTGCGAGCGGTTTGTCAAAAGCCGCTAGGCTCTACAACACTAGTCAGGCCAACAGCAATGATCAATGTCTTAGGTGTCGACACGGTGCCCGAAAATATACTGTCAATTCCTAGTGTATCAATGCATTGGTATGGTAAAACTCAGCGACCAGGGCGAAAAATGGGCCATATCAATGTATCTGGTCAAGATAAAACAGAATTGTTGCATCGGTTGGCGTTGTTGGCCGATATTTTACCAACAAAAGACTTTCCTGATGTTGCGGATTATATCAACAACTTAAGCTAA